The Scophthalmus maximus strain ysfricsl-2021 chromosome 7, ASM2237912v1, whole genome shotgun sequence genome includes a window with the following:
- the si:dkey-246g23.4 gene encoding monocarboxylate transporter 13 has product MDSPGGVRRRRVAAAPTAAPDSGYACFILLSCFLVFGLTFGVIKAFGVLYVEIHKYFETTATGASWITSIAVATIHIVAPVASALSARYSHRSVVIAGGLICSLGVVIGSYASSLTELYLTVGFLNGFGYALTWTPTVTMLGLYFEKRRPMANALSSAGECILTFVLTPLFQLLIDTYSWRGALLILGGLQLNLCVCGMLLRPRKATAGRTCVGGGVAEETEEPGASEGSDQGTVQICLEDPGEIPNSEDSKCRGTKGAEIRTKILRYVDYTLITNAQFMVYSMFGLFAALGFFAPALFLVPYARSKGIEEYQAAALMSISAVLDLSGRVLFGWVANLRLVETMQQLTATVILLGTVLLLCPLTSSFAELAAFSAAYGLVYGATVAVHITVLAEVVGAHRLGSALGFFMLIRSSGGLLGPPVAGYFIDQGENYGMGFVMAGVSLIVSALFLLLLHQMTRRGQGSTAKSHDMHTDTMGRSLGGDEVKEPGVK; this is encoded by the exons ATGGACTCTCCCGGGGGGGttcggaggaggagggtagCTGCGGCGCCGACAGCAGCCCCTGACAGCGGCTACGCCTGCTTCATCTTACTCTCCTGCTTCTTAGTCTTCGGACTGACCTTTGGGGTCATCAAGGCCTTCGGTGTCCTCTACGTCGAGatacacaaatattttgaaaCCACAGCAACGGGAGCATCGTGGATCACCTCGATCGCCGTGGCCACCATTCACATTGTCG ctcctgtaGCTTCTGCTCTGAGTGCTCGCTACAGCCATCGCTCCGTGGTGATAGCGGGTGGACTGATTTGCAGTTTAGGAGTCGTGATTGGGTCTTATGCTTCTAGCCTGACTGAACTCTACTTAACCGTGGGGTTCCTGAATG GTTTTGGCTATGCGTTAACCTGGACCCCCACAGTGACAATGCTTGGCTTGTACTTTGAGAAGAGGCGTCCGATGGCCAACGCCTTGTCCAGCGCCGGAGAGTGCATCCTTACCTTTGTCCTCACACCCCTGTTCCAGCTGTTGATCGACACCTACTCCTGGAGGGGTGCTCTGCTGATCCTCGGAGGTCTGCAGctcaacctgtgtgtgtgcgggatGCTGCTGAGGCCGCGAAAAGCCACCGCAGGTAGGACCTGTGTCGGTGGCGGCGTggcagaggagacggaggagccGGGAGCCTCTGAGGGGTCCGATCAGGGCACAGTCCAGATATGTCTTGAAGACCCCGGGGAGATACCTAATTCGGAAGACTCCAAGTGCAGGGGGACTAAGGGAGCGGAAATAAGGACCAAAATCCTTCGCTACGTAGATTACACCCTCATCACTAATGCTCAGTTCATGGTCTACTCCATGTTCGGGCTGTTTGCGGCGCtgggtttctttgctccagCTCTGTTCCTGGTCCCCTACGCTCGCAGTAAAGGAATCGAGGAGTACCAGGCGGCTGCGCTCATGTCCATCTCTGCAGTGCTGGACCTGAGTGGCAGGGTGCTCTTCGGCTGGGTGGCAAACCTGAGACTGGTGGAGACG ATGCAGCAGCTGACGGCTACAGTGATTCTGCTGGGCACCGTGTTACTCCTCTGCCCGCTGACCTCCTCGTTCGCGGAGCTGGCGGCCTTCAGCGCGGCCTATGGCCTCGTGTACGGCGCCACGGTCGCCGTCCACATCACCGTGCTGGCCGAGGTCGTGGGCGCTCACAGGCTCGGCAGCGCACTGGGGTTCTTCATGCTCATACGCAGCAGCGGAGGCCTGCTCGGACCGCCCGTTGCTG gatactttattgatcaggGGGAAAATTACGGGATGGGTTTCGTCATGGCGGGAGTGTCTCTCATCGTCTCCGCCctgttcctgctcctcctccatcagatGACTcgcaggggtcaggggtcaaccGCCAAGAGTCACGATATGCACACGGACACAATGGGAAGAAGCCTCGGAGGTGATGAAGTCAAAGAGCCGGGCGTGAAATGA
- the kcng4a gene encoding potassium voltage-gated channel subfamily G member 4a, whose protein sequence is MPIISNANHDFSNLSVSDDSSLDRIFTEIPETETIKGVYYQRAQFIRRPEDLVSIDHGLLAVINVGGNRYTFPWSTLEQFPLTRLGRLSGCRSPEDIASVCDDYDEARREFFFDRSPSAFRVILNFLAAGKLRMLREMCVLSLHDELTYWGVEMTYMERCCKRKMYTRIEEVHEQERREEECRQRNAMQRVPVEETRYRKVMNWLRDMVENPQSGLPGKIFACLSVIMVAVTVVSLCISTMPDLREEEDRGECSSKCYNMFIIETVCVAWFSLEFMLRFIQAPSKLGFLRGPLNIIDAMAILPYYVSLVVTEEDPSLDHERPGGGKGYLDKLSLVLRILRALRILYVMRLARHSLGLQTLGLTVRRSTREFGLLLLFLCVAVTLFSPLVHLAESELTGAHDFSSIPASYWWAIISMTTVGYGDMVPRSIPGQVVAMSSILSGILIMAFPATSIFHMFSRSYQELKMENDRLFKEECAAAAAAAAAATGELQEVGGEGGVGDSPPPGLGLHLDKHTVHSLESLLGKGGDAAGNNNHSLPAAAF, encoded by the exons ATGCCCATCATCAGCAACGCCAACCATGACTTCAGCAATCTGTCCGTCAGTGATGACAGCAGTCTTGACCGCATCTTCACCGAGATCCCTGAAACTGAGACCATCAAG GGTGTGTACTACCAGAGGGCGCAGTTCATCCGCCGGCCAGAGGACCTGGTGTCCATCGACCACGGCCTGCTGGCGGTGATCAACGTCGGGGGGAACCGCTACACCTTCCCTTGGAGCACTCTGGAGCAATTCCCCCTCACCCGACTCGGCCGACTCTCGGGCTGCCGGTCCCCCGAGGACATCGCCAGCGTGTGCGACGACTATGACGAGGCTCGCAGGGAATTCTTCTTCGACCGCTCGCCGTCCGCCTTCAGGGTCATCCTCAACTTCCTGGCCGCGGGGAAACTGCGGATGCTGCGGGAGATGTGCGTCCTCTCCCTGCACGACGAGCTGACCTACTGGGGCGTGGAGATGACGTACATGGAGCGCTGCTGCAAGAGGAAGATGTACACGCGCATCGAGGAGGTGCACGAGCAGGAGCGGCGCGAGGAGGAGTGCCGCCAACGGAACGCCATGCAGCGCGTGCCGGTGGAGGAAACCAGGTACCGCAAGGTGATGAACTGGCTGAGGGATATGGTGGAGAACCCGCAGTCCGGCCTGCCGGGGAAGATCTTCGCCTGCTTGTCGGTGATCATGGTCGCCGTGACCGTCGTCAGCCTGTGCATCAGCACCATGCCGGAcctcagggaggaagaggacagg GGTGAGTGTTCCTCCAAGTGCTACAACATGTTCATCATAGAGACGGTATGTGTGGCCTGGTTTTCCCTGGAGTTCATGCTACGGTTCATTCAGGCCCCCAGCAAGCTGGGATTCCTCCGTGGGCCACTCAACATCATTGACGCTATGGCCATCCTTCCCTACTATGTGTCCCTGGTGGTAACAGAGGAGGACCCATCCCTGGATCACGAGAGGCCAGGAGGAGGTAAGGGCTACTTGGACAAGCTGAGCTTGGTGTTGAGGATCCTGCGTGCACTGAGGATTCTCTATGTGATGCGGTTGGCTCGCCACTCTCTCGGCCTGCAGACGCTTGGGCTGACAGTGAGGCGCAGCACCCGGGAGTTTGGCCTCCTTCTGCTTTTCCTCTGCGTGGCCGTCACCCTCTTTTCCCCACTGGTCCACTTGGCGGAGAGTGAGCTCACGGGTGCCCATGACTTCAGCAGCATCCCTGCATCGTACTGGTGGGCCATTATCTCCATGACAACGGTAGGCTACGGCGACATGGTGCCACGGTCCATTCCCGGACAGGTTGTAGCGATGAGCAGCATCCTCAGTGGGATCCTCATTATGGCCTTCCCTGCTACCTCCATCTTCCATATGTTCTCTCGCTCCTACCAAGAGCTCAAGATGGAGAACGACCGATTGTTCAAAGAAGAGtgtgctgccgctgccgccgcagctgctgctgccactggggagctgcaggaggtaggaggggaaggaggggttGGGGACTCGCCTCCACCTGGACTGGGATTACATCTAGACAAGCATACTGTGCACTCACTGGAGTCTCTGCTAGGGAAGGGTGGTGACGCTGCAGGAAATAATAACCACAGCCTTCCAGCAGCTGCTTTCTGA